The sequence CCAGGATCCAGTTCCCTAAGAGTCTCCTGAACCTGACAGACAGAAGAAGCCTCTCCTCTGTCAGAGCTTACCTTACAACACCTCAGCCTCCCGTTGGGAAAGACTGCTATGCCTACACCACTGGCCTACTCATCAACcagtcaggtgtgtgtgtttgtacagctTTTCCAAACCACATTCGGAGGGAGGTACAGAGCAAGAGACAACAACCTACAAATTAGCAATACCCAAATGATAAGACCTTTTGCATCGAACTTTTGTATTTGAAAGGTTTTAAAGTGTTTTGTGTTTCAGGATACAGCAGCATTGAGTTGAGCCCCGTAGCAGCTGTCAGTGCTCAGCTCTTGTCCAATGGCAGAGAGATCCAGGTGACCGGGCCAGTACAGATCACTCTACCCCTGGGGGACAACTCTGGACTGCAGGCCTCTCATGCTGTGCCAGCCTGGTCCTTTGACCATACTACTGGTGGGtgtagcacattagaggctgctgctgcctattgaaatcactggccactttaagaaatggaatactcgtcactttaataatgtttacatatcttgcattactcatctcttatgtatatactgtattctataatattctactgtatcttagtccatgccgctctgtcattgctcgtccgtatatgtatatattcttaattccattccttacttagatttgtgtgtattgggtatatgttgtgaaatttttagatattacttgttagatattactgcactgtcggagctagaagcacaagcattttgctacacccgcaataacatctgctaaacacatgtatgtgacaaatcaaatttgatttgatttgtagagGTTTTTTTgggaagttgcccctagacaatgatctaaggtcagttttaaATGTTCCcctctaatggttaaggttaggatttggggaAGGAAGGCTGACCCTAGATCAGTAGTTAATACATGTCTACAACACGTGTGTCATCATCAATATTATTCAGGTGCCTGGATGAACAGAGGACTGGGAATGGTGAAGATGGAGGAGGGGAAGTTGTTTTGGACCTTCATGGCTCCTCATCTAGGCTACTGGATAGCAGCACCCATGCATTCGATCCGGAGTATGTACTGTATGATAGGTAGCCGTTTCCAAATCAACAAAATATTTATGTGACCATTAAGAACTCCTTAAAACTTCAAATCTTAAAACGTACCTCTGTTTATTGTATTATTTGATTAATTTTGGACCAGAATGCAATTCAACCATTGCCAGATATATTGAACTATACATTATTTATACCTAGTGGTCATTTCCAGCAAGCAGATTGTTTATTGTTGTTTATTGTTCTATACGATTTATTTTCTTGTGCTCTCATAACGCTCTCCAACCTTTTAACCAGACTCCTATGTGCTAATGTTATAGGTTACATGGGACATGCCACCCCTATGGATTTCATCTCCCACCAGAGCTCCTCGATCATGGCTGTGCTGGGAGGAACTCTTGTCTTCCTCGTTGGAGTTTTAGCAATGATGCTCTGTTGTCGAAGGTAAAAGATGGATTCATTTTGTTGTTACCTCACTAATCTGTTATTGTGAAGATGTTAATGGGCCAGACTAGCCAAGTGAATTGACAAATCTACTGTGTCATCAAACTGTTCATCGATATTTTGGTTCACATTAGAATTTTAGTCTAAATGGCAAAATATAGTCATCTTTTAATGATGTCAACCGATGGTATAAGCTGATATCAACTGATTGTATATACCATAGTGATAGTGACCATTTGAAGCTGATCAACCGATCAATGGTGGTGTGATGTTGGATGTCCTAAGAGAggtctctgtttctatccacagACGTCCTTCTAGTGAACCCAAGACAAAGAGGATCCACACCACCAAAATGGCGTCGTTGAAGAGGGACCAAACCACCTCGACGAATGACAACCAACTCTGCGAAGTGTCTTCTCAAGACTCCACCCACTCTGAAGACGTATCCCACCAATCATTAACAGCAAGGAGGGGCGATGGTCAATCGGACGATTCAGCCACTTCCAAGTACAATGGCGACTTCAACATCTATATTGAGGGTACAGATCGTATTGGTCCAGAGTCCTCCAGGCCTTTGCAGCAGGCCCTTCTTATCAACAGCAGTGACATTCTGTGTCCACGGGACATTTCTGAGCAGATaaatctacctctctctctcaatgagaGCTTGTTCCTCCAGGACAGACTCCTCCACTTCCACAACCAACCTGTGTCTATCCGCCATGCTCCAGGGCTTAGGAGCTCACCAGAGCAGCCCTCTCCGGGATGCAGGTCTGCCACCCTGCCCCGAACAGGTGGGGCGTACGACCCAGGGCAAGGACAGTCTGTGGGCAAGGACAACCTCACCCAGACTCTACCCAAGGCCCCTCTGGCCACTCTGGAGCACTCCCAGGGGCATGGCAGGGGGGTGCAGCCAAGGGGTCTGGAGGGGCTTCAAGGGGACCCGTCCACCTTCAACCCAGAGTCCCGGGGCCACTACTACAGCAGCCTCCCAGAGTCCATCTCAGTTCCCGGCACGCTGAATGAggccagaggaagaggagggcacCGTCGTGGGGGTGGGCGTCCCTTTTCCAGCGAGCTCCAGGGAGCAGACCAGAATTCAGAGCATACCCTGTCGGAGCTCACCATGACCAGGGCCAGGCCCTCTCCTCTCGCCCCGCGGGCATGGTTTGTATCCCTTGAGGGCAAACCGGCCGCAGAGATCTGCCGCAACTCTTCCTCCGTCACGGACTCCAAGAGAAAACGCAGGGCAGCGGGGGACAGCCGTGACACCAGCCTTGACTCCGGAGTGGATATGAGCGAGCCCAACAACCAGCCAACTGGTGGGAATAGGCAGATGACGCTGGATCATAGTGGCACCTTTGTCAAGAGAGCCACGCCCCATATTAAGACCCTCCTTCTCGTCTCCGGTGAGGAAGTGAACAATGGGTGCAGCGGGAAAGGCA is a genomic window of Coregonus clupeaformis isolate EN_2021a chromosome 4, ASM2061545v1, whole genome shotgun sequence containing:
- the LOC121554886 gene encoding protein FAM171B isoform X1, which gives rise to MSVLGAYLLLLALFYRDGMRLTASGLAAAGQMAQRADDDVVDFIVKGAPYQQVVQQIHQYQTASVYSSGSEFTLKVQVNDMSTRHVLSLATVEVYVNYTRTNSALTTEDGIVFLHVPYQLGLPLTIVASMDSYLLTLLPWKTTRIPIFSAVTMSLLSINQGNIWWFEDSVLITGKTYDALSQPRIQFPKSLLNLTDRRSLSSVRAYLTTPQPPVGKDCYAYTTGLLINQSGYSSIELSPVAAVSAQLLSNGREIQVTGPVQITLPLGDNSGLQASHAVPAWSFDHTTGAWMNRGLGMVKMEEGKLFWTFMAPHLGYWIAAPMHSIRSMYCMIGYMGHATPMDFISHQSSSIMAVLGGTLVFLVGVLAMMLCCRRRPSSEPKTKRIHTTKMASLKRDQTTSTNDNQLCEVSSQDSTHSEDVSHQSLTARRGDGQSDDSATSKYNGDFNIYIEGTDRIGPESSRPLQQALLINSSDILCPRDISEQINLPLSLNESLFLQDRLLHFHNQPVSIRHAPGLRSSPEQPSPGCRSATLPRTGGAYDPGQGQSVGKDNLTQTLPKAPLATLEHSQGHGRGVQPRGLEGLQGDPSTFNPESRGHYYSSLPESISVPGTLNEARGRGGHRRGGGRPFSSELQGADQNSEHTLSELTMTRARPSPLAPRAWFVSLEGKPAAEICRNSSSVTDSKRKRRAAGDSRDTSLDSGVDMSEPNNQPTGGNRQMTLDHSGTFVKRATPHIKTLLLVSGEEVNNGCSGKGTMGGQTPDNDAPLGTVLDVSGASGTATNISEETVEGLSTCPERH
- the LOC121554886 gene encoding protein FAM171B isoform X2 encodes the protein MSVLGAYLLLLALFYRDGMRLTASGLAAAGQMAQRADDDVVDFIVKGAPYQQVVQQIHQYQTASVYSSGSEFTLKVQVNDMSTRHVLSLATVEVYVNYTRTNSALTTEDGIVFLHVPYQLGLPLTIVASMDSYLLTLLPWKTTRIPIFSAVTMSLLSINQGNIWWFEDSVLITGKTYDALSQPRIQFPKSLLNLTDRRSLSSVRAYLTTPQPPVGKDCYAYTTGLLINQSGYSSIELSPVAAVSAQLLSNGREIQVTGPVQITLPLGDNSGLQASHAVPAWSFDHTTGAWMNRGLGMVKMEEGKLFWTFMAPHLGYWIAAPMHSIRSYMGHATPMDFISHQSSSIMAVLGGTLVFLVGVLAMMLCCRRRPSSEPKTKRIHTTKMASLKRDQTTSTNDNQLCEVSSQDSTHSEDVSHQSLTARRGDGQSDDSATSKYNGDFNIYIEGTDRIGPESSRPLQQALLINSSDILCPRDISEQINLPLSLNESLFLQDRLLHFHNQPVSIRHAPGLRSSPEQPSPGCRSATLPRTGGAYDPGQGQSVGKDNLTQTLPKAPLATLEHSQGHGRGVQPRGLEGLQGDPSTFNPESRGHYYSSLPESISVPGTLNEARGRGGHRRGGGRPFSSELQGADQNSEHTLSELTMTRARPSPLAPRAWFVSLEGKPAAEICRNSSSVTDSKRKRRAAGDSRDTSLDSGVDMSEPNNQPTGGNRQMTLDHSGTFVKRATPHIKTLLLVSGEEVNNGCSGKGTMGGQTPDNDAPLGTVLDVSGASGTATNISEETVEGLSTCPERH